From the Deltaproteobacteria bacterium genome, the window TGCGCGTGCAGAATCGGCGCAGACCGCGTCTCCAACTCGCGCCGTCTCGGAGCTGCGGATCGCGCTCGTGGACCACGCCGGCTCGTTGCAACTGGCGGCGCGCGCCTTTCACTGCGCGCTGGCGCCGGACCAACTCACCGAGGCCGCAGCGCTGGAACCGTTGCACGCCGCAACCGTGCGTCCCACCGAGGCCGGACTGTTGCTCAACACCCAATTCTTCGCCGCCGATTTTCTGTTTTGTCGTGCGCGCCTCGGCGCGCTGACGGTCAATCGTATGCCCGTTGCGGGAACCTTGCAAATTTTTCGCACCTCCGGACAATTGTTCGCCATTGAATCGCTGCCGCTGGAACAGTACCTGCTCGGCGTCCTCGCCGGCGAGATGCAGGCCAACTGGCCGCGGGAAAGTCTCCGCGCCCAAGCGGTGGCAGCGCGCAGTTACGCGGTCGCACAGTTCCTCGGGCGCGCGACTGAATCACGCCCCTATGACTTGCTCGCATCGACCGAAGACCAAGTTTATCGACCGGGCTTCGTCCCGCCAGCCACGATCGTCGATGCCGTACAATCCACGAACGGTGAAGTTCTGCGGTCAGATGAGCAAGTGCTCAAAGTCTATTTTCACAGTTGTTGCGGCGGCCAAACCACCTCCGCCGCGAACGTGTGGGGAGCCCGCGCAGCGCCCGGCACCACGCGCGTGACCGATCCGTATTGCCGCCGCGCGCCGCACGCGCGCTGGGAGCTGCGCCTCTCGCGCGCGGAGCTGGAAGCGCGTCTGAGTCGAGCCGGCGTCATCACGCCCGGCGTGCAAGCCATCGAGATGGAACACGACGCTGACGACGCCCGCACTGCCCGCGTCCGCCTATTGACGGAAGGCGGCGCGGTCACGATCGCGGCAAACGACTTCCGTCGCGCGCTCGGCTTTCACGAATTGAAAAGCACCTGGTTCGACAACCGCCGCCGCCGCGACCAATGGATCTTTCGTGGCCGCGGCTTCGGCCACGGCGTCGGCCTTTGCCAATGGGGCGCCAAGGCGATGGCGGAGCAAGGAAAAGGCTATCGCGAAATATTGGAATTCTACTATCCGGGAGGTCAAGTTGAGAGAAGGTATTAGTGGTTCATCCAGCAATCGAAGCTCGGCCGGGGCGGGAGGGGGCCCCACGGGCCGTTCGCCTCGCGTTACGGCGCTCGGCTCACTGAGACCTCGCTCGGTCGAGCTTCAAC encodes:
- a CDS encoding SpoIID/LytB domain-containing protein, coding for MYEIFTTIINQLRVAPRWFLPLLALCVSARAESAQTASPTRAVSELRIALVDHAGSLQLAARAFHCALAPDQLTEAAALEPLHAATVRPTEAGLLLNTQFFAADFLFCRARLGALTVNRMPVAGTLQIFRTSGQLFAIESLPLEQYLLGVLAGEMQANWPRESLRAQAVAARSYAVAQFLGRATESRPYDLLASTEDQVYRPGFVPPATIVDAVQSTNGEVLRSDEQVLKVYFHSCCGGQTTSAANVWGARAAPGTTRVTDPYCRRAPHARWELRLSRAELEARLSRAGVITPGVQAIEMEHDADDARTARVRLLTEGGAVTIAANDFRRALGFHELKSTWFDNRRRRDQWIFRGRGFGHGVGLCQWGAKAMAEQGKGYREILEFYYPGGQVERRY